A genome region from Crossiella equi includes the following:
- a CDS encoding sensor histidine kinase → MTTMTMTTTRPGVSAQMRIMGWLLGFMALVLTVVVVVVWRLLVADVDDHINRGLEQETKEFVEFAKRGTDPATGKPAASGYDLLNAHLHNNQYPEPNEVHLGVLAMADGRVKTSRYGEAPINFQREDALVKQLVDAPGNQGTVLTAAGEFRWAKVPLKADGPDRAVFLTGYFVNGMRASTDEAIRVMLLVAVIGFLLAASVSWVVAGRILAPIRTVRQAAAAITEDDLTRRIPVRGNDDISALAEQFNAMLDRIERAFRAQRQFIDDASHELRTPITIVSGHLELMGDDPQERAEVVRLCTDELDRMNRIVQDLLLLAKAERPDFLHLDTVSLPELTSDIDANVRQLANRRWVLEAMAEGEARLDPQRVTQAVVQLAQNAVQHTAEGAEIRLGSSRYDGRVSFWVTDSGPGVAPEEQEAIFERFARGAGGRTDRSGAGLGLAIVKAIAEAHHGVVRVVSEPGSGATFGIELPVPAAEEEGQWAGS, encoded by the coding sequence TGCTCACCGTGGTGGTCGTCGTGGTGTGGCGGCTGCTGGTCGCCGACGTGGACGACCACATCAACCGCGGCCTGGAGCAGGAGACCAAGGAGTTCGTCGAGTTCGCCAAGCGCGGCACGGACCCGGCCACCGGCAAGCCCGCCGCCTCCGGCTACGACCTGCTCAACGCGCACCTGCACAACAACCAGTACCCGGAGCCGAACGAGGTGCACCTCGGCGTGCTGGCCATGGCGGACGGTCGGGTGAAGACCAGCCGGTACGGCGAGGCGCCGATCAACTTCCAGCGCGAGGACGCACTGGTCAAGCAGCTGGTGGACGCACCGGGCAACCAGGGCACCGTGCTGACCGCGGCCGGTGAGTTCAGGTGGGCCAAGGTGCCGCTCAAGGCCGATGGCCCGGACCGGGCGGTGTTCCTCACCGGCTACTTCGTCAACGGCATGCGCGCGAGCACCGACGAGGCGATCCGGGTAATGCTGCTGGTCGCCGTGATCGGGTTCTTGCTGGCCGCCTCGGTCTCCTGGGTGGTGGCCGGGCGCATCCTGGCCCCGATCCGCACCGTCCGGCAGGCCGCCGCGGCCATCACCGAGGACGACCTGACCAGGCGCATCCCGGTCCGCGGCAACGATGACATCTCCGCGCTGGCCGAGCAGTTCAACGCGATGCTGGACCGCATCGAGCGGGCCTTCCGCGCGCAGCGGCAGTTCATCGACGACGCCAGCCACGAGCTGCGCACCCCGATCACGATCGTCTCGGGCCACCTGGAGCTGATGGGCGATGACCCGCAGGAGCGGGCCGAGGTGGTGCGGCTGTGCACCGACGAGCTGGACCGGATGAACCGGATCGTGCAGGACCTGCTGCTGCTGGCCAAGGCCGAGCGCCCGGACTTCCTGCACCTGGACACGGTGTCCCTGCCCGAGCTGACCAGCGACATCGACGCGAACGTGCGCCAGCTCGCGAACCGGCGCTGGGTGCTGGAGGCGATGGCCGAGGGCGAGGCCCGGCTGGACCCGCAGCGCGTGACGCAGGCCGTCGTGCAGCTGGCGCAGAACGCGGTGCAGCACACGGCCGAAGGCGCGGAGATCCGGCTCGGCTCCTCCCGGTACGACGGGCGCGTGTCGTTCTGGGTGACCGACTCCGGGCCCGGGGTGGCACCGGAGGAGCAGGAGGCGATCTTCGAGCGGTTCGCGCGCGGCGCCGGCGGGCGCACCGACCGCAGCGGCGCGGGGCTGGGACTGGCGATCGTCAAGGCGATCGCCGAGGCGCACCACGGGGTGGTGCGGGTGGTGTCCGAACCGGGTTCGGGGGCCACGTTCGGAATCGAGCTGCCGGTACCGGCGGCGGAGGAGGAGGGTCAGTGGGCCGGATCCTGA